The following are encoded in a window of Bdellovibrio svalbardensis genomic DNA:
- a CDS encoding LPXTG cell wall anchor domain-containing protein — protein sequence MMKKLVVLIASLGLAVQLSGCSLFSSENKSDAEVTADVDSADLEKLEGDEALLAADNSSLASDQLPEDALGESAPKAESQAIAAAPATPAPVETTSNEALPADPFAENTAAAEIAPPPAESNTTIVDSGTTTTPESVPMLESTTTTTTVETPAPKKASASLQKVATAPWKVGKTWFNTVYFARPGDSLASISQMIYGADKTAELKKGNATFKSRSVKPGDKVYYNSPHRPDDSARMITFYEDNGVAPEVYVAKSGDNIRKVSKNLLGYPNAWKEVWATNSIDSKDAIPEGTELHFWKGGNVAAAPAAPAQPDMQMAPPPAQEMPAAPTELAGQAPLGEAPHQAQAEIPPPPPMPEQAPEMAPPPPPPDMAQNQMAPPPPPPPAEAINPPPPPQKKHQMEEAPAGGMDNDTTLALAVVGLAAAGLAGLIVMRKKRKQKEAEQQAMEHTHVGT from the coding sequence ATGATGAAAAAGCTCGTTGTCTTAATCGCTTCTCTTGGACTGGCCGTACAGCTTAGTGGCTGCAGTCTATTCAGCAGCGAAAATAAATCCGACGCAGAAGTAACCGCTGACGTAGATTCCGCCGATCTCGAAAAGCTTGAAGGCGATGAAGCGCTTTTGGCTGCTGACAACTCTTCGTTGGCAAGCGATCAACTTCCTGAAGATGCATTGGGTGAATCGGCTCCAAAGGCTGAATCTCAAGCGATCGCTGCAGCGCCGGCAACTCCAGCTCCTGTTGAAACAACTTCAAATGAAGCTCTACCTGCAGATCCATTCGCAGAAAATACAGCGGCGGCTGAAATTGCACCTCCACCTGCTGAGTCGAATACAACAATTGTAGACAGCGGAACCACAACGACTCCTGAGTCTGTTCCAATGCTTGAAAGTACGACAACAACAACAACGGTTGAAACTCCGGCTCCTAAGAAGGCATCTGCCTCACTTCAAAAGGTGGCAACGGCTCCTTGGAAGGTTGGAAAAACCTGGTTCAATACAGTTTACTTCGCACGTCCTGGCGATTCATTGGCAAGCATCTCTCAAATGATTTATGGTGCTGATAAAACTGCTGAACTAAAAAAAGGGAACGCAACTTTCAAAAGTCGTTCTGTAAAACCGGGCGACAAAGTTTACTACAATTCGCCACATCGTCCTGATGATTCTGCACGAATGATTACCTTCTACGAGGACAATGGTGTCGCTCCTGAAGTTTACGTGGCGAAATCAGGTGATAATATCCGTAAAGTTTCAAAAAATCTTTTGGGATATCCAAATGCATGGAAAGAAGTTTGGGCTACAAACTCTATCGACTCTAAAGATGCAATTCCAGAAGGTACTGAATTGCATTTCTGGAAAGGTGGCAACGTAGCCGCAGCACCTGCTGCTCCGGCACAACCGGATATGCAAATGGCTCCACCTCCTGCGCAGGAAATGCCAGCTGCACCAACTGAACTTGCAGGGCAAGCGCCTCTAGGAGAAGCTCCACATCAAGCTCAAGCGGAAATTCCACCACCACCGCCAATGCCTGAGCAAGCTCCAGAGATGGCGCCACCTCCGCCGCCTCCAGATATGGCACAAAACCAAATGGCTCCGCCACCACCACCTCCTCCAGCGGAAGCTATCAATCCACCACCACCTCCGCAGAAAAAGCATCAAATGGAGGAAGCTCCAGCTGGTGGAATGGATAACGATACAACTCTTGCTTTGGCAGTTGTTGGTTTGGCGGCCGCGGGTCTTGCAGGTCTCATCGTTATGAGAAAGAAAAGAAAACAAAAAGAAGCTGAACAGCAGGCGATGGAACACACCCACGTCGGAACATAA
- the prfA gene encoding peptide chain release factor 1 — MFSKLAEVESRYEEVNMSLQRPDIASNQTQYRALMKELGSLEKIVLVYRDFKKKTANLKDSKELFTAEQDPEMREMIREEIKELEAELPSLEDQLKILLIPKDPNDDKNIILEIRAGAGGDEASLFADELFRGYVHYASSQGWKVEMLSFSEGNVGGAKEIIASVSGDSVYSKLKYESGVHRVQRVPKTEAAGRIHTSTVTVAVIPEVEINEVKIPMSDVRIETMRSQGSGGQSVNRTESAVRVVHIPTGIDVKCQEGKSQHANRDRAFQILYAKLQQIEDDKARKEASDVRLEQIGTGDRSERIRTYNFPQTRITDHRIGLTIHQLDSVMAGSFGLLIDPLVANFQAEALKKQTSA, encoded by the coding sequence ATGTTCTCAAAATTGGCAGAAGTTGAATCGCGCTATGAAGAAGTCAATATGTCTCTTCAAAGGCCCGACATCGCTTCGAACCAAACGCAGTATCGCGCATTGATGAAGGAACTTGGCAGCCTAGAGAAGATTGTTTTGGTTTATCGTGATTTCAAAAAGAAAACTGCGAATCTTAAAGACAGCAAAGAACTTTTCACTGCTGAACAAGATCCAGAAATGCGCGAAATGATTCGTGAGGAAATCAAAGAGCTTGAAGCGGAACTTCCTAGCTTGGAAGATCAGTTGAAAATTCTTTTGATCCCGAAAGATCCTAATGACGATAAAAATATCATCTTAGAGATCCGTGCGGGCGCCGGTGGTGATGAAGCTTCTTTGTTCGCCGACGAGCTGTTCCGTGGTTACGTTCACTATGCTTCTTCTCAAGGTTGGAAAGTTGAAATGCTTTCTTTCTCTGAAGGCAACGTGGGTGGAGCTAAAGAGATTATCGCGAGTGTTTCCGGCGACTCTGTTTACAGCAAATTGAAATACGAATCAGGTGTTCATCGCGTACAGCGTGTTCCTAAAACTGAAGCCGCTGGTCGTATTCATACCTCAACTGTCACAGTTGCGGTGATTCCTGAAGTTGAAATCAATGAAGTTAAAATCCCGATGTCTGATGTTCGTATTGAGACGATGCGTTCTCAAGGTTCGGGCGGTCAGTCAGTCAATAGAACTGAATCTGCAGTTCGTGTCGTGCATATTCCGACAGGAATCGACGTGAAGTGCCAAGAGGGTAAATCTCAGCACGCCAATAGAGACCGTGCCTTCCAGATTCTTTACGCTAAACTTCAACAAATTGAAGATGATAAGGCCCGTAAAGAAGCTTCTGATGTTCGTCTTGAGCAAATCGGCACAGGGGATCGTTCAGAGCGTATTCGCACCTACAACTTCCCGCAAACTCGTATTACGGATCACCGTATCGGTTTGACGATCCATCAGCTGGATTCAGTCATGGCCGGATCTTTTGGGTTGCTGATTGATCCACTCGTTGCTAACTTCCAAGCAGAGGCTCTTAAAAAACAGACCTCAGCTTAG
- a CDS encoding type B 50S ribosomal protein L31, with protein MKQNLHPKVNTVVFKDISCDFQFLGTSTLHSNEMVKWEDGKEYPLVKVEISSASHPFFTGKQRVMDTEGRIDRFKKRYGKK; from the coding sequence ATGAAACAAAACTTGCATCCAAAAGTAAACACAGTGGTATTCAAAGATATCTCTTGTGATTTCCAGTTCTTGGGAACTTCCACTTTGCACTCTAACGAGATGGTAAAATGGGAAGACGGTAAAGAGTATCCATTGGTAAAAGTAGAGATCTCTTCTGCTTCTCACCCATTCTTCACTGGTAAACAGCGTGTAATGGACACTGAAGGTCGTATCGATCGTTTCAAAAAACGTTACGGCAAAAAGTAA
- a CDS encoding tetratricopeptide repeat protein gives MSRIQVTWVVKTKTGQVKGPYSTEAILRMIGEGVFSGQEMISKLPDGQWTLISKETAFYDKLLEALEGVVEVDPKKAHKMEAETVIMRPPPSPSRNTQNTNTEAKPKLPSFENLGSSQPQNGKFPAIDLYQAPAQVAPATIPIPNVSSNESKDSVIELSNLKNMEKGEMLSAMRGPIVILLVVALVGFFLLWDTGPAKGDKIHLLAPGKASAPLSETQVRDKLNESLFAIEQDTFDSYLEAQNKLVTIVEGSPTNIEVRALLCMVYRELWPYAKQDAQDVRTIAMVTQATRALNVVSPLGQVCESVKLLTSGRYREARGTVEGILESTEPFSLLPVLYGYKAELLEGEKDLVNAVPYYEKAIQLWDKWLHPQVQLANLYYEQQKFSDASRILQDVLKRNPKHREAKLLLGVVEYRGFKKSDTAFTLLSAAVDSKVRVPPLSEAQGLHALAEIYVFRNEKKKALEFAQRAFSLNPNNNDLRQLVVRLGGSDKVKNDKSQNNELLFLGDQYVRQGDFLAAQAEFKAAFEMDPKSGTAAMKAAKCLWQLNQSFEAIEWLGKAMRAEPKLVSAYVLQADYMSQRYDFAGAMAALTNATRIAPNNYEVLRGLALMEFRKNNMGGAVNYATRAVKVYDGDIETFILLSKANGVLAQSIMPLNKKEIERKENAAKDAVRYATKAVEIDATNPEAQITYAKTLAATNGVDSGITYLNELIKRFSYTLDYRVALAEVYKSEDRYTQARDIYEKVVEVDPRNKKAWLGLGESSKAIGLNDKALKAFLQAAVLDPTDGEALFQAGKLYFETGRFEEAIQQFRRVQRLNPNYPRTNYYIGKAAFSSGDLNGAMEATKAEKRLNPNLADSYILAAEIFTTRRQYQECAGEYSQAMKLRPQGAEIYVKAAQCYRQSGSLDVAEDMLALAAARESGYADIYREQGAIYETKGDARSAATAYNKYIGLSPNAPDRAEIEARIGRLGN, from the coding sequence ATGTCACGCATTCAGGTTACTTGGGTTGTGAAAACTAAAACGGGTCAGGTCAAAGGACCTTACTCTACTGAAGCCATTCTTCGAATGATTGGTGAGGGTGTATTTTCTGGCCAAGAGATGATCTCAAAACTGCCTGATGGTCAGTGGACTTTGATTTCCAAAGAGACAGCTTTCTATGACAAACTTCTTGAAGCCTTAGAGGGTGTTGTCGAAGTTGATCCCAAGAAAGCGCACAAGATGGAAGCGGAGACCGTGATCATGCGTCCTCCCCCATCACCTTCGCGAAATACTCAAAATACGAACACGGAAGCGAAACCAAAACTTCCAAGTTTTGAAAACCTAGGATCGTCGCAACCACAGAATGGTAAGTTTCCCGCAATTGACTTGTATCAGGCTCCCGCACAAGTTGCGCCGGCAACGATTCCAATTCCGAATGTCTCTTCGAACGAAAGCAAAGATTCAGTGATCGAGCTTTCAAATCTGAAGAATATGGAAAAGGGAGAAATGCTGTCGGCGATGCGCGGGCCAATTGTTATTCTGTTAGTAGTGGCTTTAGTCGGCTTCTTCTTGCTGTGGGATACCGGCCCAGCCAAGGGCGACAAAATTCATTTGCTCGCACCTGGTAAAGCGAGTGCTCCCCTTTCAGAAACTCAGGTTCGCGACAAGTTGAATGAATCTTTGTTTGCGATCGAGCAAGACACTTTTGATTCGTATCTAGAGGCGCAGAATAAACTTGTAACAATTGTCGAAGGATCGCCGACCAATATTGAGGTGCGGGCCCTTTTATGCATGGTGTATCGAGAGCTTTGGCCTTATGCCAAGCAGGATGCTCAAGATGTGAGGACCATTGCGATGGTCACCCAAGCGACCCGGGCTTTGAATGTGGTCAGTCCACTAGGTCAAGTGTGTGAGTCGGTTAAACTTCTTACTTCTGGCAGGTATCGCGAAGCGCGTGGAACCGTTGAAGGAATTTTGGAAAGCACCGAGCCGTTTTCTTTGCTGCCGGTTTTGTACGGATACAAGGCGGAACTGCTTGAGGGAGAAAAAGATTTAGTAAATGCCGTTCCCTATTATGAAAAAGCTATCCAACTTTGGGACAAGTGGCTGCACCCTCAAGTGCAGCTTGCCAATTTGTATTATGAGCAACAGAAATTCTCGGATGCCTCCCGGATCCTGCAGGATGTTCTTAAGAGAAATCCAAAACATCGCGAAGCAAAGTTACTGCTTGGAGTTGTAGAGTATCGTGGGTTTAAAAAATCAGACACCGCCTTCACCCTTTTGTCTGCGGCCGTGGATTCCAAAGTGCGTGTTCCGCCCTTATCAGAAGCGCAGGGTCTGCATGCCCTGGCAGAGATTTATGTTTTCCGTAATGAGAAAAAGAAAGCTCTTGAGTTTGCACAGAGAGCGTTTTCTTTGAATCCGAATAATAACGATCTTCGCCAACTGGTTGTCCGCTTGGGCGGTTCAGATAAGGTGAAGAACGACAAATCTCAAAATAACGAATTGTTATTCTTGGGAGATCAATATGTGCGACAGGGTGATTTCCTCGCAGCTCAAGCTGAATTCAAAGCGGCTTTTGAAATGGATCCGAAGAGTGGAACAGCCGCAATGAAGGCGGCAAAATGTTTGTGGCAACTGAATCAAAGCTTTGAGGCCATCGAGTGGTTGGGTAAAGCAATGCGTGCGGAGCCGAAATTGGTTTCAGCCTATGTTCTTCAGGCGGATTATATGTCCCAACGCTATGATTTTGCCGGTGCCATGGCGGCTTTGACAAATGCAACTCGTATTGCTCCTAATAACTATGAAGTTCTGCGCGGGCTGGCCTTAATGGAATTCCGCAAGAACAACATGGGTGGTGCCGTCAACTACGCGACTCGCGCGGTAAAGGTTTACGACGGCGATATTGAGACCTTCATTTTGTTATCAAAGGCGAATGGAGTTCTGGCTCAGTCGATTATGCCGCTTAATAAAAAGGAAATAGAACGCAAAGAAAATGCTGCCAAGGATGCTGTTCGCTATGCAACCAAAGCGGTGGAAATCGATGCGACCAATCCTGAAGCGCAGATCACTTATGCAAAAACGCTGGCAGCCACCAATGGTGTGGATTCGGGTATTACCTACCTGAACGAATTGATAAAACGCTTTTCTTATACCCTTGATTATCGTGTGGCCCTGGCTGAAGTTTATAAATCTGAGGATCGTTACACCCAGGCTCGGGATATTTACGAAAAAGTTGTGGAAGTCGATCCAAGAAATAAGAAAGCTTGGTTGGGATTGGGCGAAAGCAGTAAAGCGATTGGTCTGAATGATAAGGCTTTGAAAGCTTTCTTGCAGGCGGCAGTTCTTGACCCAACAGACGGCGAAGCTCTTTTCCAGGCCGGTAAATTGTATTTTGAAACAGGTCGCTTTGAAGAGGCGATTCAACAGTTCCGCCGCGTGCAAAGGTTGAATCCTAACTACCCGCGTACGAACTATTATATCGGGAAGGCGGCCTTTTCTTCCGGCGACTTGAATGGCGCCATGGAAGCAACGAAGGCTGAGAAAAGATTGAACCCAAATCTAGCAGATTCTTATATCTTGGCGGCCGAAATCTTTACGACTCGTCGTCAGTATCAGGAGTGTGCCGGGGAGTACTCTCAGGCCATGAAATTACGTCCCCAAGGGGCTGAGATTTATGTGAAGGCGGCTCAGTGCTATCGCCAGTCCGGCTCGTTGGATGTGGCGGAAGACATGCTGGCCTTGGCGGCGGCCCGTGAAAGTGGTTATGCGGATATTTACCGCGAGCAGGGTGCGATTTATGAAACCAAAGGGGATGCTCGCTCTGCGGCAACGGCTTACAATAAATATATAGGCCTCTCCCCAAATGCTCCGGATCGTGCTGAAATAGAAGCGAGAATTGGTCGACTCGGCAATTAA
- the murA gene encoding UDP-N-acetylglucosamine 1-carboxyvinyltransferase yields MDKMVVTGNGPLRGTVAASGAKNAALPILFSTLLAEGEHVFKNVPKLKDIESTAELLQSLGCETRWDGDTFKVVVSPLQSYEASYDLVRKMRASFLCMGPMLAKYGEAVVSQPGGCAIGSRPIDLHLEGFKALGATVTQKEGYVHAATPKLKGATFLFETVTVGGTENVMMAATLADGVTILENAAKEPEIVDLADYLNKMGAKITGQGTSVIRIEGVSKLKPAEHTIMADRIEAGTLLIAGAITKGQVTVTKCVPAHLEALILKMREAGFKIETTKDSMTIFPADKWEAVDITTAPHPLFPTDLQAQFMALMTVAHGTSVISETVFENRFMHVTELTRLGSDITPKTRVAVVRGMPGKLTGAPVMATDLRASASLVLAGLVAEGETVVNRIYHLDRGYEKLEDKLSSLGAKIRRTE; encoded by the coding sequence ATGGATAAAATGGTAGTGACGGGCAATGGCCCTCTTCGTGGAACTGTCGCAGCAAGCGGCGCAAAAAATGCGGCTCTTCCGATTTTGTTTTCGACTTTGTTGGCTGAAGGCGAACACGTTTTCAAAAATGTTCCAAAGCTAAAAGACATTGAATCTACGGCCGAGTTGCTGCAAAGCCTTGGCTGCGAAACGCGTTGGGATGGTGACACTTTTAAAGTTGTCGTAAGCCCTCTTCAATCTTATGAAGCTTCTTATGATCTTGTTCGTAAAATGCGTGCAAGCTTCTTGTGTATGGGCCCGATGCTGGCGAAATACGGTGAAGCCGTTGTTTCTCAGCCTGGTGGTTGTGCGATTGGCAGCCGCCCTATTGATCTTCATCTTGAGGGCTTCAAAGCCCTGGGCGCGACCGTTACGCAAAAAGAAGGTTATGTCCACGCAGCGACTCCGAAGCTAAAAGGTGCCACTTTCTTGTTTGAGACTGTGACTGTGGGTGGAACAGAGAACGTGATGATGGCAGCAACTCTTGCTGACGGCGTGACGATTCTTGAAAATGCCGCGAAAGAACCTGAGATCGTGGATCTTGCAGACTATCTGAATAAGATGGGCGCTAAGATCACTGGTCAAGGTACCAGCGTGATTCGTATCGAAGGGGTTTCTAAATTGAAGCCTGCTGAACATACAATCATGGCCGATCGTATCGAGGCTGGAACTTTGTTGATTGCGGGTGCGATCACTAAAGGTCAGGTCACTGTGACGAAATGTGTGCCAGCTCACTTAGAAGCTTTGATTTTGAAAATGCGTGAAGCGGGTTTCAAAATTGAAACAACCAAAGATTCTATGACTATCTTCCCTGCTGATAAGTGGGAAGCGGTTGATATCACGACAGCTCCACATCCTTTGTTCCCGACGGATCTTCAGGCTCAATTCATGGCTTTGATGACAGTGGCTCATGGTACGAGCGTGATCAGCGAAACAGTTTTTGAAAATCGTTTTATGCACGTGACGGAGTTGACTCGTCTAGGTTCTGACATCACGCCAAAAACTCGCGTGGCTGTTGTTCGTGGTATGCCCGGCAAGCTGACTGGGGCGCCTGTGATGGCGACAGATCTTCGTGCCAGTGCCTCGCTGGTTTTGGCGGGCTTGGTCGCTGAGGGTGAAACGGTAGTGAACCGTATTTACCATTTGGATCGCGGTTATGAAAAATTGGAAGACAAGCTTTCAAGCTTGGGCGCAAAAATTCGTAGAACTGAATAG
- the rho gene encoding transcription termination factor Rho produces the protein MPQQAQDVDVSDIQLTDEEKTWLSSKDLKSKNITQLTELATKLKIENAAGLRRQDMIFEILKRAAKLGQDIYGSGVLEILPDGYGFLRSPDFNYLPGPDDIYVSPSQIRRFGLRTGDTVTGTVRPPKEGERYFALLKVDSLNFETTEKGKDKILFDNLTPLYPNERLKLEHNPGDYTTRVVDLMAPLGKGQRALIVAPPRTGKTVLMQQIANAITTNHPEVKLIVLLIDERPEEVTDMQRTVKGEVVSSTFDEPPTRHVQVAEMVIEKAKRLVEHKHDVVILLDSITRLARAYNTVVPPSGKILSGGVDSNALHKPKRFFGAARNIEEGGSLTIIATALIDTGSRMDEVIFEEFKGTGNAEIHLDRKLMEKRIFPCMDINKSGTRKEDLLIDRADLNRLWILRKVLAPMNVIDAMEFLIDKVGNTKSNTDFLKAMSGPGN, from the coding sequence ATGCCTCAACAGGCTCAAGACGTAGACGTTTCAGATATTCAATTAACTGATGAAGAGAAAACATGGCTTTCATCAAAGGATTTGAAATCAAAAAACATCACGCAACTTACTGAGCTTGCAACTAAACTAAAAATTGAAAACGCTGCCGGTCTTCGCCGTCAGGATATGATTTTCGAAATTTTGAAACGTGCTGCAAAACTTGGTCAGGACATTTATGGTTCTGGTGTTCTTGAAATCCTGCCAGATGGTTACGGTTTCTTGCGTTCTCCAGACTTTAACTATCTTCCAGGTCCGGATGATATTTACGTTTCTCCATCACAAATTCGCCGTTTCGGTTTAAGAACGGGTGATACTGTGACGGGAACTGTTCGTCCTCCAAAAGAAGGCGAACGCTATTTTGCACTTTTGAAAGTTGATTCTCTAAACTTCGAGACGACTGAAAAAGGTAAAGATAAAATCCTTTTCGACAACTTGACGCCGCTTTATCCAAATGAGCGTTTGAAGCTTGAGCACAATCCAGGTGACTACACAACACGTGTGGTTGATTTGATGGCGCCACTTGGAAAAGGTCAACGTGCCTTGATCGTTGCCCCACCAAGAACTGGTAAAACAGTTTTGATGCAACAAATTGCCAATGCGATCACGACAAATCATCCGGAAGTAAAATTGATCGTTCTTTTGATCGATGAACGTCCGGAAGAGGTGACTGACATGCAACGTACCGTAAAAGGTGAAGTTGTATCGTCAACATTCGATGAGCCACCAACTCGCCACGTTCAAGTTGCAGAGATGGTTATTGAAAAAGCAAAACGTTTGGTTGAACACAAACATGACGTGGTCATCTTGCTGGATTCTATCACTCGTCTTGCTCGTGCTTACAATACGGTTGTTCCTCCTTCTGGAAAAATCTTGTCAGGTGGTGTGGACTCAAATGCTCTTCACAAACCAAAACGTTTCTTCGGTGCTGCTCGTAATATCGAAGAGGGCGGATCTTTGACGATCATCGCAACAGCATTGATCGACACAGGTTCTCGTATGGATGAGGTTATCTTCGAGGAGTTTAAAGGTACTGGTAATGCCGAGATCCACTTGGATCGTAAGCTTATGGAAAAACGTATCTTCCCTTGCATGGACATCAACAAATCAGGAACTCGTAAAGAAGATCTTCTTATCGACCGCGCTGACTTGAACCGCTTGTGGATCCTCAGAAAAGTCCTGGCTCCGATGAACGTCATCGATGCGATGGAATTCTTGATCGACAAAGTGGGCAACACGAAGTCAAACACGGACTTCTTGAAAGCGATGTCGGGCCCGGGAAACTAA
- a CDS encoding DUF192 domain-containing protein translates to MRCFVVALVLSFSANSFAALQFTKKKVTLGSKTFVVEVAETMPQHERGLMFVNKLDEDQGMLFIFKNEETRFFWMKNTLIDLSIGFFDKDKTLVDVQEMKSGQNISDANLPSYASAKPAKYALEMNKGWFDKNKIKLGSKLKIHP, encoded by the coding sequence TTGAGATGCTTCGTAGTAGCTCTCGTTCTTAGTTTTTCTGCGAACTCATTCGCGGCTCTTCAATTTACAAAAAAGAAAGTCACACTGGGCTCCAAGACTTTTGTCGTGGAAGTGGCTGAAACCATGCCTCAGCATGAGCGCGGTTTAATGTTTGTAAATAAACTCGATGAAGATCAAGGCATGCTCTTTATTTTTAAAAATGAAGAGACTCGATTTTTTTGGATGAAAAATACTTTGATTGATCTTTCAATTGGGTTTTTTGACAAAGATAAAACTTTAGTCGATGTCCAGGAGATGAAATCAGGACAAAATATCAGTGATGCAAACCTTCCTTCTTATGCGAGTGCGAAACCCGCGAAATATGCACTAGAGATGAATAAGGGATGGTTTGATAAGAACAAAATCAAACTGGGTTCGAAATTGAAGATACACCCCTAA
- the prmC gene encoding peptide chain release factor N(5)-glutamine methyltransferase translates to MKLKEVLDITIAFFKDKKIETPRLDAELLFAHYLKLERIQLYMKFDQPLQETELAGLRELVRRRVQGEPVAYILGYRDFYGYRFEVNSATLIPRPETEHIVEEVVKWTADKEKPWTMIDLGCGSGCIGLSLLKQLPQARLIAVDLSDKALEVAQRNAQTLEVADRVQFVHSDAGNVDLVMSSFKDFMGQDTVDVLLSNPPYIAANDPSVEENVKKYEPSSALYADEEGLALLKKWSKDYAPYLSSEAVMLMEMGMSQGMAMKSHFENLKIFKSVRVVKDLSGHDRVIYGVKHG, encoded by the coding sequence ATGAAACTCAAAGAAGTACTCGATATAACCATCGCTTTCTTCAAAGATAAGAAAATCGAGACTCCACGCCTCGATGCTGAGCTTTTGTTTGCTCATTATCTTAAACTCGAACGCATTCAACTCTATATGAAATTTGATCAGCCTCTTCAGGAAACTGAATTGGCAGGCTTGCGCGAACTAGTCCGTCGCAGAGTACAGGGTGAGCCGGTTGCATATATCTTGGGATACCGTGATTTTTACGGTTATCGTTTTGAGGTGAATTCGGCGACCCTTATTCCCCGTCCAGAAACAGAACATATTGTTGAAGAAGTTGTTAAGTGGACTGCTGATAAAGAAAAACCATGGACCATGATCGACTTGGGATGTGGTTCCGGCTGCATCGGATTAAGTCTGTTGAAACAGCTTCCCCAAGCGCGTCTTATTGCCGTTGATTTATCTGACAAGGCCCTCGAGGTGGCACAAAGAAATGCGCAAACTCTTGAGGTGGCCGATCGCGTTCAATTTGTGCATTCAGATGCCGGGAATGTCGATCTTGTAATGTCATCTTTCAAAGACTTCATGGGACAGGATACTGTGGACGTACTATTGTCAAACCCGCCCTACATCGCCGCCAATGACCCATCGGTGGAAGAGAATGTGAAAAAGTACGAACCCTCCTCGGCACTTTATGCTGACGAAGAAGGTTTGGCCCTTCTGAAAAAGTGGTCAAAAGATTATGCTCCATATCTATCCTCTGAAGCAGTGATGCTGATGGAGATGGGAATGAGCCAGGGTATGGCGATGAAAAGCCATTTTGAAAATTTAAAAATATTTAAAAGTGTTCGTGTTGTGAAAGATCTTTCGGGACATGACAGAGTAATTTACGGAGTGAAGCATGGATAA
- a CDS encoding PilZ domain-containing protein, which translates to MEDTINVPAPRTPLNLEVSFKRNYAREETLGTLKNISITGAFLEFAGGDVRANEKLNLMFVVAGRERKIAAHVIWINSAGCGIKFMPTNNRDVQIVDDLIYFVENGRSEARSVMNSIFKKVG; encoded by the coding sequence GTGGAGGACACGATTAATGTTCCGGCACCAAGAACCCCTCTGAACCTCGAGGTATCTTTCAAGCGCAACTATGCGCGTGAAGAGACACTGGGCACGCTTAAAAATATCAGCATCACGGGAGCCTTCTTAGAGTTCGCAGGCGGAGATGTTCGCGCCAATGAAAAACTCAACTTAATGTTTGTCGTCGCAGGACGAGAAAGAAAAATCGCAGCTCATGTGATTTGGATCAATTCTGCTGGCTGTGGCATCAAGTTTATGCCAACCAACAACAGAGACGTTCAGATTGTCGATGACTTGATTTACTTCGTAGAGAACGGTCGCTCTGAAGCCCGCTCTGTTATGAACTCGATCTTTAAAAAGGTCGGATAA
- a CDS encoding DUF2461 domain-containing protein, translating to MKTSSIVEIQDFRGFSPEAFRFLRSLKRNNRRNWFQPRKETYDELLRLPMMALICEIGEEARKFAPEIRFDPKHAVLRVYRDTRFSKDKTPYKTNIAASLPFGTYGKNMDSPGLYLHIEPGEIFVGGGLYMPNSQQLRKIREAIVQHSDSFLEIIEDRNFKKHFGDISGERLKTNPRGISPDHEMIDYLRLKQFFVSKTFDDSIALKKDFPKKVAKEFELMMPLLRWLNKSQSLW from the coding sequence GTGAAAACCAGCTCAATTGTTGAAATTCAGGACTTTAGAGGGTTCTCCCCCGAGGCTTTTCGCTTCCTGAGGTCTCTAAAAAGGAATAATCGCCGCAATTGGTTTCAGCCCCGCAAAGAGACCTATGACGAACTTTTACGCCTCCCCATGATGGCTTTGATTTGCGAAATTGGTGAAGAAGCTCGAAAATTTGCACCTGAAATTCGCTTCGATCCAAAACATGCGGTCTTGCGCGTTTATCGCGATACTCGGTTTAGCAAAGACAAGACGCCCTACAAAACAAATATCGCTGCCAGTTTGCCGTTTGGAACTTATGGAAAGAATATGGACAGCCCTGGGCTCTATCTTCATATAGAACCTGGAGAAATTTTTGTCGGAGGTGGGTTGTATATGCCGAACTCCCAACAGCTTCGTAAAATACGCGAAGCTATTGTTCAACATTCAGATTCATTTTTGGAAATCATCGAAGATCGTAACTTCAAAAAACATTTCGGAGATATTTCCGGTGAACGTCTGAAGACAAATCCACGCGGCATCTCTCCCGATCACGAGATGATCGACTATCTTCGCCTCAAACAGTTCTTCGTCTCAAAAACCTTCGACGATTCCATCGCCCTCAAAAAAGATTTCCCAAAGAAAGTCGCAAAAGAATTCGAACTTATGATGCCTCTTCTACGCTGGCTCAATAAATCCCAAAGCCTCTGGTAA